One segment of Corynebacterium atrinae DNA contains the following:
- the gatC gene encoding Asp-tRNA(Asn)/Glu-tRNA(Gln) amidotransferase subunit GatC, whose translation MSEISRDEVAHLAKLSRLALSEEELKPFADQIDGIVDSVSAVQRVDTSGVEPMSHPHSITTSMREDVIVPTLTAEQALDQAPAVEDGRFVVPQILGEEQ comes from the coding sequence GTGTCCGAAATTTCGCGTGACGAGGTCGCCCACCTCGCGAAGCTGTCCCGCCTGGCGCTCAGTGAAGAAGAGCTGAAGCCGTTCGCTGACCAGATCGACGGGATCGTCGACAGTGTCTCCGCCGTCCAGCGGGTCGATACCAGCGGGGTGGAGCCCATGAGCCACCCGCATTCGATCACGACCTCCATGCGCGAAGACGTCATCGTCCCGACGCTCACCGCTGAGCAGGCTCTCGACCAGGCTCCCGCCGTCGAAGATGGTCGTTTCGTCGTTCCGCAGATCCTCGGGGAGGAGCAGTAG
- the gatA gene encoding Asp-tRNA(Asn)/Glu-tRNA(Gln) amidotransferase subunit GatA, which translates to MNYTVPDSGLTSLSAAELAEKIHSREVTSREVTQAHLDRIAETDDRVNAFLYVGAEQALAAADAVDASLDQGEAPASALAGVPLALKDLLTTTDAPTTAASKMLDGWMSPYDSTVTAKIRAAGIPILGKTNLDEFAMGSSTENSAYGVTRNPYDLERTPGGSGGGSSAALAAGQAPLAIGTDTGGSIRQPAALTNTVGVKPTYGTVSRYGLIAAASSLDQAGPTARTVLDTALLHEIIAGYDSFDATSVNRPVAPVVAAAREGANGDLSGVKVGVVKQFDRAGWQPGVMENYHAALRQLPEQGAEIIEVDCPHFDDALAAYYLIMPCEVSSNLARFDGMRYGLRAGDDGTRSAEEVMSLSRAEGFGPEVKRRILIGTYALSVGYYDAYYLQAQRVRTLIAQDFAAAYEKVDVLVTPTTPSTAFKLGEKVSDPLEMYNFDLCTLPLNLAGLCGISVPSGFASDTGLPVGLQIMAPAFADDRLYRIGSAYEAGRLVP; encoded by the coding sequence ATGAATTACACCGTTCCGGATTCCGGGTTGACGTCCCTCTCGGCCGCCGAGCTCGCCGAGAAGATCCACTCCCGCGAGGTCACCTCCCGTGAGGTCACCCAGGCGCACCTCGATCGCATCGCCGAGACCGACGATCGGGTCAACGCATTCCTCTACGTCGGCGCGGAGCAAGCTCTGGCCGCGGCCGACGCCGTCGACGCCTCTCTGGATCAGGGCGAGGCCCCGGCCTCGGCGCTGGCTGGCGTCCCCCTGGCACTCAAGGACCTGCTCACCACCACCGATGCGCCCACCACCGCCGCGTCGAAGATGCTCGACGGGTGGATGAGCCCCTACGACTCGACCGTCACCGCCAAGATCCGCGCGGCCGGCATCCCGATCCTGGGCAAGACCAACCTGGATGAGTTCGCCATGGGTTCCTCCACGGAGAACTCGGCCTACGGCGTCACCCGCAATCCCTATGACCTTGAGCGCACCCCGGGTGGTTCCGGTGGCGGCTCCTCCGCGGCCCTGGCTGCGGGGCAGGCACCCCTCGCCATTGGCACCGACACCGGTGGTTCCATTCGCCAGCCGGCCGCGCTGACCAACACCGTTGGCGTCAAGCCCACCTACGGCACCGTCTCCCGCTACGGTCTCATCGCCGCAGCGTCCTCGCTGGACCAGGCGGGCCCCACGGCCCGCACGGTCCTGGACACCGCACTGCTGCACGAGATCATCGCCGGATACGATTCTTTCGACGCCACCAGCGTCAACCGGCCTGTCGCCCCGGTCGTTGCGGCAGCCCGCGAAGGCGCCAACGGTGACCTCAGCGGCGTCAAGGTCGGCGTGGTCAAGCAGTTCGACCGCGCAGGTTGGCAGCCCGGTGTCATGGAGAACTACCACGCTGCCCTGCGTCAGCTCCCCGAGCAGGGCGCGGAGATCATCGAGGTGGATTGCCCCCACTTCGATGACGCGCTGGCCGCGTACTACCTCATCATGCCCTGCGAGGTGTCCTCCAACCTCGCTCGCTTCGACGGCATGCGTTACGGCCTGCGCGCCGGTGATGACGGCACCCGCTCGGCCGAAGAAGTGATGTCTCTCTCGCGCGCCGAGGGTTTTGGCCCGGAGGTCAAACGCCGCATCCTCATCGGCACCTACGCGCTGTCCGTGGGCTACTACGACGCCTACTACTTGCAGGCTCAGCGTGTTCGTACCCTCATCGCCCAGGACTTCGCCGCTGCCTACGAGAAGGTGGATGTGCTGGTCACGCCGACGACCCCGTCGACGGCCTTCAAGCTGGGGGAGAAGGTCTCCGATCCACTGGAGATGTACAACTTCGACCTGTGCACGCTCCCGCTCAACCTCGCGGGGCTGTGCGGTATCTCGGTGCCCTCCGGTTTCGCCTCGGACACCGGGCTGCCCGTCGGCCTGCAGATCATGGCCCCGGCGTTTGCCGACGACCGTCTCTACCGCATCGGTTCTGCCTACGAGGCGGGCCGCCTGGTACCTTAG
- a CDS encoding siderophore-interacting protein — protein sequence MSHATVTAVRRLTNDLVRISFDCPDLVGAELPHTDHYIKIVFGESVTRTYTFRRADTTTGRVDIDFVTHGDEGLAGPWAQRAQVGDTIEYRGPGGAWHPGDYDHFVLAGDESAAPAIAAGLDKLPAGASAEVYIEVETCDDTFEMPEPAGVTVHWVPRQGATHGTRLSEAVRAAGIPPQRTGWFIHGVAEMIKEMRRFLFIDGDVDRKDVSISGYWRIGMTEDQWQASKREFNAELDAAEQA from the coding sequence TTGTCCCACGCCACCGTCACCGCTGTCCGTCGCCTCACCAACGACCTGGTGCGCATCAGCTTTGATTGTCCCGACCTCGTCGGGGCGGAACTGCCGCACACCGATCACTACATCAAGATCGTGTTCGGTGAATCGGTGACTCGGACCTATACGTTCCGTCGGGCTGACACGACGACGGGACGCGTCGACATCGACTTCGTCACCCACGGCGACGAAGGGTTGGCTGGCCCGTGGGCCCAGCGGGCCCAGGTCGGGGATACCATCGAGTACCGCGGGCCGGGCGGGGCCTGGCACCCGGGAGATTATGACCACTTCGTCCTCGCCGGGGACGAATCGGCTGCCCCGGCGATTGCCGCGGGCCTTGACAAGCTCCCGGCCGGGGCGAGCGCCGAAGTCTACATCGAGGTAGAAACCTGCGACGACACCTTCGAGATGCCCGAACCAGCAGGAGTCACCGTGCACTGGGTGCCCCGGCAGGGCGCGACCCACGGCACCCGGCTATCGGAGGCCGTGCGGGCCGCGGGCATTCCGCCGCAACGCACGGGGTGGTTCATCCACGGCGTGGCGGAAATGATCAAGGAAATGCGGCGTTTTCTGTTCATTGACGGCGACGTCGATCGGAAAGACGTATCCATCTCCGGCTACTGGCGCATCGGCATGACCGAAGACCAGTGGCAGGCGTCCAAGCGCGAGTTCAACGCGGAACTGGACGCCGCCGAACAGGCCTAG
- a CDS encoding MFS transporter, producing the protein MNTVLPKPQAWRALAALCLGFFMILVDQTIVAVAMPSFVEYFDASLNQVVWVTSVYLLCIVVPLLFTGRLGDRFGQRAVYQTGVAIFTLAAVACAFAPTIEVLIACRAVQGLGAAILTPQTMSVINRVFAKENRGAALGVWGAVGSVASLVGPVVGGFIVGTVGWQGIFLLHVPVGVLAIVLSGLWVPRLPTYAKKIDVPSVIVSFVGMTSLVFAIQQGPEFGWPWWLLIVGFICLYWFVRLQARVDEPLVPLGIFHNRNFSLAAFSIATMGFTVSSMMLPIMVWLQDGRGLDSSRAGLMMVPMAIIAMIGSPLVGPFSDRYHPRVMSMVGFGISAVSLVVASWIMLSDAPTYYFLFAIGLYGLGSSFIWAPNSATAMRDVDLAYMGAASGVYNTTRQIGSVLGAAMVGAAMQVGSVALGLEHGMAIALLIPAVALGLGFVAVSFFRPSLRV; encoded by the coding sequence ATGAACACGGTCCTTCCCAAACCCCAGGCGTGGCGCGCACTCGCCGCGCTCTGTCTCGGGTTCTTCATGATCTTGGTGGATCAGACCATCGTGGCCGTGGCCATGCCGTCCTTTGTGGAGTACTTCGACGCCTCGCTCAACCAGGTCGTGTGGGTCACGTCGGTGTACCTGCTGTGCATCGTCGTGCCGCTGCTGTTCACCGGCCGATTGGGGGATCGGTTCGGGCAGCGCGCGGTGTACCAGACGGGCGTGGCAATTTTCACGCTCGCGGCGGTGGCCTGCGCCTTCGCCCCCACGATTGAGGTGCTCATCGCCTGTCGTGCTGTCCAGGGCCTCGGCGCGGCGATCCTCACCCCGCAGACGATGAGCGTGATCAACCGTGTCTTTGCCAAGGAAAACCGGGGTGCCGCGCTCGGCGTGTGGGGTGCAGTCGGATCTGTTGCCAGCCTCGTCGGCCCGGTCGTGGGCGGGTTCATCGTTGGCACCGTCGGCTGGCAGGGCATCTTCTTATTGCACGTCCCCGTGGGCGTGCTGGCGATCGTGTTGTCCGGGTTGTGGGTCCCGCGCCTGCCCACCTACGCAAAGAAGATCGACGTCCCCTCGGTCATCGTCTCCTTCGTCGGCATGACCTCGCTCGTCTTTGCCATCCAACAGGGCCCCGAATTTGGCTGGCCGTGGTGGTTGCTCATCGTCGGGTTCATCTGCCTGTACTGGTTCGTTCGCCTTCAAGCCAGGGTGGACGAGCCGCTGGTTCCGCTGGGGATTTTCCACAACCGCAACTTCTCCCTCGCCGCGTTTTCCATCGCGACCATGGGATTTACCGTGTCCTCGATGATGCTGCCCATCATGGTGTGGCTGCAGGATGGCCGCGGACTTGATTCCTCCCGCGCGGGCCTGATGATGGTTCCCATGGCGATCATCGCCATGATCGGCTCCCCGCTCGTGGGTCCCTTCTCTGACCGCTACCACCCGCGGGTGATGTCCATGGTGGGTTTCGGTATTTCCGCCGTCTCCCTCGTGGTGGCCAGCTGGATCATGCTGTCCGATGCCCCCACGTACTATTTCCTTTTCGCCATCGGCCTGTACGGGCTCGGCAGCTCCTTCATCTGGGCACCGAATTCTGCCACGGCGATGCGCGACGTCGACCTCGCGTACATGGGTGCGGCGTCCGGGGTCTACAACACGACCCGCCAGATCGGTTCCGTTCTTGGTGCCGCGATGGTGGGTGCAGCGATGCAAGTGGGATCGGTCGCACTCGGACTTGAACACGGCATGGCAATCGCCCTGCTCATTCCTGCTGTCGCCCTGGGTCTTGGCTTCGTCGCCGTCTCTTTCTTCCGTCCCAGCCTTCGCGTGTAG
- a CDS encoding 6-phosphofructokinase: MRLATLTSGGDCPGLNAVIRGIVRTASAEFGSTVVGYEDGWVGLMEDRRVDLYDDENIDRILLRGGTILGTGRLHPDKFKAGLDQIKANLADAKIDALIPIGGEGTLKGAKWLSDNGIPVVGVPKTIDNDVYGTDYTFGFDTAVAVATDAVDRLHTTAESHNRILIVEVMGRHVGWIALHAGLAGGAHYTVIPEVPFDIAEICKAMERRFQMGEKYGIIVVAEGAAPKEGTMELRSGGVDQFGHELFTGIGQQVADEIHARLGHDVRTTVLGHIQRGGTPTAFDRVLATRYGVRATRAVHEGKFGTCVALDGERIINIPLDVAVGHLKTVPLDRYTTAQAMFG, from the coding sequence ATGCGACTTGCCACCCTTACCTCCGGCGGCGACTGCCCCGGACTCAACGCAGTTATCCGCGGAATCGTCCGCACCGCCAGCGCCGAATTCGGCTCGACAGTCGTCGGGTACGAAGACGGCTGGGTCGGTCTCATGGAGGACCGTCGCGTTGATCTCTACGACGACGAGAACATTGACCGCATCCTGCTGCGCGGTGGCACCATCCTCGGCACGGGCCGTCTGCACCCGGATAAGTTCAAGGCTGGCCTTGACCAGATCAAGGCTAACCTTGCGGACGCCAAGATTGATGCCCTGATCCCCATCGGCGGCGAAGGCACCCTCAAGGGCGCCAAGTGGCTCTCCGATAACGGCATTCCGGTTGTCGGCGTTCCCAAGACCATTGATAATGACGTCTACGGCACCGATTACACCTTCGGGTTTGATACTGCCGTGGCCGTGGCCACCGATGCGGTGGATCGCCTCCACACCACCGCGGAGTCTCACAACCGCATCCTCATCGTGGAGGTCATGGGCCGCCACGTGGGCTGGATTGCTTTGCACGCTGGCCTCGCCGGCGGCGCCCACTACACCGTCATTCCCGAGGTGCCCTTCGACATCGCGGAAATCTGCAAGGCCATGGAGCGCCGTTTCCAGATGGGCGAGAAGTACGGCATCATCGTCGTCGCCGAAGGTGCCGCCCCGAAGGAGGGCACCATGGAGCTGCGTTCCGGTGGCGTTGACCAGTTCGGCCACGAGCTGTTCACCGGCATTGGCCAGCAGGTCGCCGATGAAATTCACGCTCGCCTGGGCCACGATGTCCGCACCACCGTTCTGGGTCACATTCAGCGTGGCGGCACCCCCACCGCCTTCGACCGCGTCCTGGCTACGCGCTACGGCGTGCGCGCCACCCGCGCGGTGCATGAGGGCAAGTTCGGCACCTGTGTCGCGCTTGACGGCGAGCGGATCATCAACATCCCCCTCGACGTCGCCGTGGGTCACCTCAAGACCGTGCCGCTGGATCGCTACACCACCGCGCAGGCGATGTTTGGCTAG
- a CDS encoding PrpF domain-containing protein, which produces MRLSIIRGGTSRAVFLHLRDLPALPADRDELCLRLIGSPDPLAIDGLGGGVSSNSKVMFVGLPPEHPDCPPNVDLVSVFAQVSPTESHVDWSGNCGNISAAISTFAVHHGLISPRETVRVWNANTDSIFELSHSGERIDVRFLAPGTLGPRVILPDSGLEASLVDIANPIAMLRAADVGIDTCATPAALNADEELLDRLEEIRQEAAGLMGLDGPVLPRLALLGEGDPLPVLMTSVGRVHHALPATGILGIGGALALGGTIADRPPSTETVLRHPKGTVTVSASVVDGELEWVALARSARLIMDGEGF; this is translated from the coding sequence ATGAGACTTTCCATCATTCGCGGCGGAACCAGCCGAGCAGTCTTCCTTCACCTGCGTGATCTGCCTGCTCTCCCGGCCGATCGCGATGAGCTGTGCCTGCGGTTGATCGGGAGCCCCGATCCCCTGGCCATTGATGGGCTCGGTGGCGGGGTCTCGTCCAACAGCAAGGTGATGTTTGTTGGCCTACCGCCTGAGCATCCAGATTGTCCGCCGAATGTCGACCTGGTCAGTGTGTTCGCGCAGGTCTCCCCCACCGAGTCCCACGTCGATTGGTCTGGCAATTGCGGCAATATCTCTGCCGCCATCTCGACGTTTGCCGTCCACCACGGGCTGATAAGCCCGCGGGAGACCGTCCGCGTGTGGAATGCCAACACCGACAGCATCTTCGAGCTTTCCCATTCAGGTGAGCGTATCGACGTCCGCTTCCTCGCCCCCGGCACACTCGGCCCGCGAGTCATCCTCCCGGACAGTGGCCTTGAGGCCAGCCTCGTCGACATCGCCAATCCGATTGCGATGCTGCGGGCTGCTGACGTGGGCATAGATACGTGTGCCACTCCGGCCGCGCTCAACGCCGATGAGGAACTCCTCGACCGACTCGAGGAAATTCGCCAGGAAGCGGCAGGCCTCATGGGCCTGGACGGCCCCGTGCTTCCCCGCCTGGCATTACTCGGCGAGGGAGACCCGCTGCCCGTTCTCATGACCTCGGTTGGGCGGGTACACCATGCCCTGCCCGCGACGGGCATCCTGGGTATCGGCGGCGCGCTCGCCCTCGGCGGCACCATTGCTGATCGGCCACCAAGCACAGAAACCGTCCTCCGGCACCCGAAGGGCACCGTGACGGTTTCGGCTTCAGTAGTGGACGGCGAGTTGGAGTGGGTTGCACTTGCCCGCAGCGCCCGCCTCATCATGGACGGCGAAGGCTTCTAG
- the gatB gene encoding Asp-tRNA(Asn)/Glu-tRNA(Gln) amidotransferase subunit GatB yields the protein MTAPMYDLMDFDDVLVKFDPVMGLEVHVELATETKMFSASSAHFGAAPNSHVDPVSLGLPGALPVVNAKGVEWAIKIGLALNCSIAESSRFARKNYFYPDQPKNYQISQYDEPIAYNGYLDVQLLDGTEWRVEIERAHMEEDTGKLTHLGGTSGRIHGATASLVDCNRAGIPLIEIVTKPIEGAGSRAPEIAKAYVSALRDLVKALGVSDARMDQGSMRVDSNLSLRPIGQEEFGTRTETKNINSLKSVEQAVRFEMMRQAAAIENGEVIVQETRHYQETDGTTSKGRPKETSEDYRYFNDPDLPPVIAPKEWVEEIRATLPELPWVRRARIQEEWKLPDAEMRDLVNAGALELIIATVEEGSTPDEARAWWVNYLAAKAKEAEADLDALAITPEQVARVIALVKEGKLTTKLGRQAVDGVLAGEGDVDEVVAQRGLEVVRDDGAIEAAVDEALAANPDIVEKYRAGNTKVTGAIVGAVMKATRGKADPAQVNKLIAEKLA from the coding sequence ATGACTGCCCCGATGTATGACTTGATGGATTTCGACGACGTTCTGGTGAAGTTTGACCCCGTCATGGGCCTGGAGGTCCACGTTGAATTAGCCACGGAGACGAAGATGTTCTCCGCAAGCTCCGCTCATTTCGGCGCGGCCCCGAACTCTCACGTCGATCCCGTCTCCCTCGGCCTGCCCGGTGCGTTGCCCGTGGTCAATGCCAAGGGCGTTGAATGGGCCATCAAGATCGGTCTGGCACTGAACTGCTCCATCGCGGAGTCCTCGCGTTTCGCCCGGAAGAACTACTTCTACCCGGATCAGCCGAAGAATTACCAGATCTCCCAGTACGACGAGCCGATTGCCTACAACGGTTACCTGGACGTCCAGCTCCTCGACGGCACCGAGTGGCGCGTGGAGATCGAGCGCGCCCACATGGAAGAAGACACCGGTAAGCTCACCCACCTGGGCGGCACCTCGGGGCGCATCCACGGCGCCACTGCTTCGCTGGTGGACTGCAACCGCGCGGGCATCCCCCTCATCGAGATCGTGACCAAGCCGATCGAGGGCGCAGGCTCGCGTGCCCCGGAGATCGCCAAGGCCTATGTCTCCGCCCTGCGTGACCTGGTTAAGGCGCTCGGGGTGTCCGATGCCCGCATGGATCAAGGTTCCATGCGCGTGGATTCCAACCTCTCTCTGCGCCCCATTGGTCAAGAGGAATTTGGCACCCGCACCGAGACGAAGAACATCAACTCCCTCAAGTCCGTCGAGCAGGCTGTGCGCTTTGAGATGATGCGCCAGGCAGCCGCCATTGAAAATGGCGAGGTCATCGTCCAGGAAACCCGCCACTACCAGGAGACGGACGGCACCACCTCCAAGGGGCGCCCGAAGGAGACCTCCGAGGACTACCGCTACTTCAACGATCCGGATCTGCCGCCGGTCATCGCCCCGAAGGAATGGGTGGAAGAAATCCGGGCGACGCTGCCCGAGCTGCCGTGGGTCCGCCGCGCCCGTATTCAGGAGGAGTGGAAGCTCCCCGACGCCGAGATGCGCGACCTCGTCAACGCTGGCGCCTTGGAACTCATCATCGCCACCGTCGAGGAAGGCTCCACCCCCGACGAGGCCCGCGCCTGGTGGGTCAACTACCTGGCGGCGAAAGCGAAGGAAGCCGAGGCGGATCTGGATGCCCTGGCAATCACCCCGGAGCAGGTCGCCCGCGTCATCGCCTTGGTCAAGGAAGGGAAACTGACCACCAAGCTCGGGCGCCAAGCCGTCGACGGCGTCCTCGCTGGTGAGGGCGATGTGGACGAGGTCGTCGCCCAGCGCGGCCTGGAGGTCGTGCGCGATGACGGCGCCATCGAGGCCGCCGTCGACGAGGCCCTGGCCGCCAACCCGGACATCGTGGAAAAGTACCGCGCGGGCAACACGAAGGTCACCGGCGCGATCGTCGGAGCCGTCATGAAGGCCACCCGTGGCAAGGCCGATCCGGCCCAGGTGAACAAGCTCATCGCCGAGAAGCTGGCGTAG
- a CDS encoding Nramp family divalent metal transporter → MSSPPTSRKWTVIGPGLVAAATGVGSGDLVATLIAGQRYGYALLWACVAGTLMKIVLVEGVGRYTLATGNTIFHGWSTLGKWTTWYFAPYIVIWGFVYGAAAMSASGMALAALFPGTPLLMWAVFSGLIGFGLTWLGHYKMFEKVIAFLVAIMFLTVVGIATLSLRNLPEILTGLIPTLPEGSFVYVLSLAGGVGGTITLAAYGYWLHEKKWDSPPWMKVMRLNNSVAYIVTGIFVVAMLIVGGDLLYSANIAVSSGDKGLVDLAEVLNDRYGSGMATVFLVGFWAAAVSSVIGVWNGVSMMFADFIGHLRKLPKDHPDTRSGGKYYRWYILWLTFPPMLLLFLGRPTALVIAYGVLGAFFMPFLGLTLLILLNTKRTPQEWRNGWFSNTLMAIISASFVFICVTEIAKLLT, encoded by the coding sequence ATGTCCTCACCACCCACCTCCCGTAAATGGACGGTCATTGGCCCCGGTCTGGTGGCAGCGGCCACCGGAGTCGGCTCTGGCGACCTCGTGGCCACTCTCATCGCCGGCCAGCGCTATGGCTACGCGCTCCTCTGGGCATGCGTAGCTGGAACGCTCATGAAAATCGTCCTCGTCGAGGGGGTGGGCCGCTATACGCTAGCCACCGGCAACACCATCTTCCACGGCTGGTCCACGCTGGGTAAGTGGACGACCTGGTACTTCGCCCCCTACATCGTTATCTGGGGCTTCGTGTACGGCGCTGCCGCCATGAGCGCCTCCGGCATGGCGCTGGCCGCCCTCTTCCCCGGAACTCCCCTCCTCATGTGGGCGGTGTTCTCCGGCTTGATCGGTTTCGGCCTGACGTGGCTGGGCCACTACAAAATGTTCGAGAAAGTCATCGCGTTTCTCGTGGCAATCATGTTCCTCACGGTGGTGGGTATCGCCACCTTGTCACTGCGTAACCTGCCGGAAATTCTCACCGGCCTCATCCCGACGCTTCCCGAGGGATCCTTTGTCTACGTCCTCTCCCTCGCCGGAGGTGTGGGCGGCACCATCACGCTCGCCGCTTACGGCTACTGGCTGCATGAAAAGAAATGGGACTCACCACCGTGGATGAAGGTCATGCGCCTGAACAATTCAGTGGCCTACATCGTCACCGGCATTTTCGTCGTCGCCATGCTCATCGTCGGCGGCGACCTGCTCTACAGCGCGAACATCGCGGTGTCCTCCGGCGACAAGGGTCTCGTGGATCTGGCCGAGGTGCTCAATGACCGGTATGGATCAGGAATGGCCACCGTCTTCCTCGTGGGATTTTGGGCCGCAGCCGTGTCCTCCGTCATCGGCGTGTGGAACGGCGTGTCCATGATGTTCGCCGACTTCATCGGCCACCTACGCAAGCTCCCCAAGGATCATCCAGATACCCGCTCGGGTGGGAAATACTACCGCTGGTACATCCTGTGGTTAACGTTCCCCCCGATGCTTCTGCTGTTCCTGGGCCGCCCGACAGCGCTGGTCATCGCCTATGGCGTCCTGGGCGCGTTCTTCATGCCATTCCTCGGGCTGACCCTGCTCATCCTGCTCAACACGAAACGCACACCACAGGAGTGGCGCAACGGGTGGTTCAGCAACACCCTCATGGCGATCATTTCGGCGTCGTTCGTGTTTATCTGCGTCACCGAGATCGCCAAGCTGCTGACGTAG
- the mgrA gene encoding L-glyceraldehyde 3-phosphate reductase, which yields MSTYHPSDNRYDSMPYRRVGRSGLKLPAISLGMWHNFGDDKPLETQRSILRRAFDRGVTHFDLANNYGPPIGSAETNFGRIFAEDFKPYRDELVISSKAGWDMWPGPYGFGGSRKYLMASLDQSLERMGLDYVDIFYHHRPDPETPLEETMYALRDIVASGKALYVGISSYGPELTAEAAEFMAEEGCPLLIHQPSYSIVNRWVEEPGEDGDSLLTAAADNGLGVIAFSPLAQGLLTSRYLKGVPSGSRAAAQKSLSGEMLSEENLEMVSRLNDIAQERGQSLAQMSLAWVLREQGDYGAETVTSALIGSSSVTQLDENLDTLNHLEFSAAELAAIDEVARDAGINIWADATASRIHGDE from the coding sequence ATGAGCACCTATCACCCGTCAGATAACCGCTATGACTCCATGCCGTATCGCCGAGTGGGACGGTCGGGCCTGAAATTGCCCGCCATCTCCCTCGGAATGTGGCACAACTTCGGCGACGATAAGCCGCTAGAGACCCAGCGCTCCATCCTGCGCCGCGCCTTCGATCGGGGAGTCACCCACTTCGACCTGGCCAACAACTACGGCCCGCCGATCGGCTCGGCGGAGACCAACTTCGGTCGCATTTTCGCGGAGGATTTCAAGCCTTACCGCGACGAGCTCGTCATCTCCTCCAAGGCCGGCTGGGACATGTGGCCGGGGCCCTACGGCTTCGGTGGCTCGCGCAAGTACCTCATGGCCTCGCTTGATCAGTCGTTGGAGCGCATGGGCCTGGACTACGTCGACATCTTCTACCACCACCGTCCGGACCCGGAGACCCCCCTGGAGGAAACGATGTACGCCCTGCGCGACATTGTGGCGTCCGGCAAGGCCCTCTACGTGGGTATTTCTTCCTATGGTCCCGAGCTCACAGCGGAGGCCGCGGAGTTCATGGCCGAAGAGGGTTGCCCGCTGCTGATCCACCAGCCGAGCTATTCCATCGTCAACCGTTGGGTCGAGGAACCGGGCGAGGACGGCGATTCGCTCCTCACCGCCGCCGCCGACAATGGCCTCGGTGTCATCGCCTTCTCGCCGTTGGCGCAGGGCCTGCTCACCAGCCGTTACCTGAAGGGCGTGCCGTCGGGGTCGCGCGCAGCTGCGCAGAAGTCCCTCTCGGGTGAGATGCTCAGTGAGGAAAACCTGGAGATGGTGTCCCGGCTCAACGACATCGCTCAGGAGCGCGGGCAGTCGCTCGCCCAGATGTCGCTGGCATGGGTGCTGCGCGAGCAGGGTGACTACGGGGCAGAGACCGTGACGTCAGCGCTCATTGGATCGTCCTCGGTGACCCAGCTGGATGAGAACCTCGATACCCTCAACCACTTGGAGTTCAGCGCCGCCGAACTCGCTGCCATCGATGAGGTTGCCCGAGACGCCGGGATCAACATTTGGGCAGACGCCACGGCCTCCCGGATCCACGGAGACGAGTAA
- a CDS encoding LysE/ArgO family amino acid transporter, translating to MSIMLAGFFLGLSLIIAVGPQNILLIKQGIRREGITAVIIVCVLSDIVLITGGIAGVGILVEKAPLVLEVLRWGGAVYLLWFAWRTFKDALHPGSVTVVDEAPTGQPEGTGGSSAVLTKTRLRQRTHATQRPVWFKPMLMAIALTWLNPAAYVDVVVMVGGIANQYGEEGRWLFGLGALGATFLWFPLVGYGAGLLRKPLSKPEVWRWLNFIITGVLVALALKLILM from the coding sequence ATGTCGATTATGCTCGCCGGGTTCTTCCTCGGACTCTCCCTCATCATCGCGGTCGGGCCGCAGAACATCCTGCTGATCAAGCAGGGTATCCGCCGCGAAGGCATCACCGCCGTCATCATCGTCTGTGTGCTTTCCGACATCGTCCTCATCACCGGTGGCATCGCCGGTGTAGGCATCCTCGTAGAAAAGGCCCCCCTCGTTCTCGAGGTCCTGCGCTGGGGAGGCGCGGTTTATCTGCTCTGGTTTGCCTGGCGCACCTTCAAAGACGCCCTGCACCCGGGCTCCGTGACCGTCGTCGACGAGGCCCCAACTGGACAGCCGGAAGGCACCGGCGGAAGCAGCGCGGTCTTGACCAAGACCAGGCTCCGGCAACGGACCCACGCAACGCAACGACCGGTGTGGTTTAAACCGATGCTCATGGCCATCGCACTGACCTGGCTCAACCCCGCCGCCTACGTCGACGTGGTGGTCATGGTCGGCGGCATAGCCAATCAGTATGGCGAGGAAGGCCGCTGGCTCTTCGGCCTTGGAGCCTTGGGCGCGACCTTCCTCTGGTTCCCACTCGTTGGCTACGGCGCTGGCCTCCTGCGCAAGCCACTATCCAAGCCCGAGGTGTGGCGCTGGCTCAACTTCATCATCACCGGCGTCCTGGTCGCCCTCGCCCTCAAGCTGATCCTGATGTAA